From one Rosa rugosa chromosome 4, drRosRugo1.1, whole genome shotgun sequence genomic stretch:
- the LOC133742430 gene encoding peptidyl-prolyl cis-trans isomerase CYP26-2, chloroplastic: MLQIPKFLQSSTQCLHPPTPQPPLPILQVPGVPTSSSFPSIKQCCKLSRRELAIRSNSLLLLLLGSQSIEAFLPSKAEAEEDVVDADSNAQEQSSNATPTCGDKSPTKRAFLDISIDGEPVGRIVIGIQEDDAPVGAARFRNLVSGAAGVSYRRKEFVKITPNYVQHGGVRSYGVDAELAKSTGSSLEVDKLTEEWESLYEKCPGIKNKAGTVGIIVRDPSKPPPKIKLVARGGKLEIDQEEVGTAPNGTEFVISTKDSPELDASTLVVGRVLEGMEVVVRLGQVKTVQENTSSPYFRVAKLIGDKRAVVAERGFNRPYAKVVVTNCGLIQ; the protein is encoded by the exons ATGTTACAAATCCCAAAATTCTTGCAGTCCTCCACTCAATGCCTTCATCCTCCGACGCCGCAACCGCCACTACCCATTCTACAAGTCCCAGGTGTACCTACTTCTTCATCTTTTCCTTCCATCAAACAATGCTGTAAGCTATCACGTAGAGAACTTGCAATTCGAAGCAATTCTCTGTTACTTCTCCTCCTGGGCTCGCAGAGCATTGAGGCTTTTCTACCGTCTAAAGCAGAGGCCGAGGAGGATGTGGTTGATGCCGATAGCAATGCACAAGAACAAAGTTCAAACGCTACTCCTACTTGCGGTGATAAGAGCCCAACAAAGCGTGCATTTCTTGATATATCAATTGACGGAGAGCCTGTTGGCCGCATTGTCATCGGGATACAGGAAGATGATGCTCCTGTTGGGGCTGCTCGATTTCGTAATCTTGTCAGTGGAGCTGCTGGGGTGAGCTACAGAAGGAAAGAGTTTGTTAAAATTACGCCAAATTATGTGCAACATGGTGGTGTGAGATCTTATGGTGTAGATGCTGAGCTCGCAAAGAGCACAGGAAGCAGTTTGGAAGTTGATAAGCTCACTGAAGAGTGGGAGAGTTTGTATGAAAAGTGTCCAGGCATCAAGAACAAGGCTGGCACTGTGGGGATTATTGTGAGAGACCCTTCAAAACCACCGCCGAAAATCAAGCTGGTTGCGCGGGGAGGGAAGCTGGAGATTGATCAGGAGGAGGTTGGTACGGCCCCTAACGGAACAGAGTTTGTGATTTCTACCAAAGATTCACCTGAGCTCGATGCTTCGACTTTGGTGGTTGGAAGAGTTTTGGAAGGTATGGAGGTCGTGGTGAGGCTTGGCCAGGTGAAAACCGTGCAAGAGAACACTAGTTCGCCTTATTTTAG GGTGGCCAAGCTGATAGGAGATAAGAGAGCTGTCGTTGCAGAAAGAGGATTCAACCGCCCTTACGCCAAGGTAGTTGTCACAAACTGTGGCCTGATACAGTAA
- the LOC133742432 gene encoding piriformospora indica-insensitive protein 2-like: MQEKEQQALYSTIQGFVGKWWNGSDLYPDPCGWTPIQGVYCDLYNGFWYVAVINIGPLYDNYLPCTPNAEFSHHLFNLKHLKVLSFFNCFLSPITISHLNWERLSNSIESLEFRSNPGLIGRIPNTFGYLTKLQSLVLLQNGLQGKLPNQIGNLVNLRRLVLAGNNLSGKIPVSLGRLTKLLILDASRNKLSGSLPLTFGSLSSLLKLDLSDNMIEGKLPVELGRLKSLTLLDLGSNKISGGLVQSLQEMVSLKELVISNNPIGGGLVRIQWHNLHKLEILDLSSTFLTGHIPKSLAEMKRLRFLGLNNNNLSGRISPMLESLPCIGALYLYGNNFTGEAKFSEGFYRKMGRRFGAWNNPNLCYRAESSSPQYVPHGVKPCQQETTISSDNFPNSKL; the protein is encoded by the exons ATGCAGGAAAAAGAGCAACAAGCCCTTTACTCTACTATCCAAGGCTTTGTGGGGAAGTGGTGGAATGGTTCAGATCTCTATCCAGATCCTTGTGGCTGGACTCCGATACAA GGAGTTTATTGTGATCTCTACAATGGTTTCTGGTATGTTGCTGTTATAAACATTGGACCACTTTATGACAACTATCTTCCTTGCACCCCAAATGCAGAATTTTCACATCACCTATTCAATCTCAAGCACTTAAAGGTCCTCTCATTCTTCAATTGCTTCCTCTCACCAATTACAATTTCCCATTTAAACTGGGAAAGGCTTTCAAACAGTATAGAATCCTTGGAGTTTCGATCAAACCCAGGTCTCATTGGGAGAATTCCAAACACTTTTGGTTACCTTACAAAGCTGCAATCTCTAGTGCTGCTACAAAATGGGTTACAAGGCAAGTTGCCTAATCAAATAGGCAATCTAGTGAACTTGAGGCGGCTTGTCCTAGCAGGAAACAATCTTTCTGGTAAGATTCCAGTAAGTCTTGGAAGATTGACTAAGCTTTTAATACTTGATGCAAGCAGAAACAAGCTATCTGGTTCATTACCTCTGACTTTTGGATCTTTGAGTTCACTTCTAAAGCTTGATTTAAGCGACAATATGATAGAGGGAAAGTTGCCTGTAGAGCTTGGAAGGCTAAAAAGTCTCACACTATTAGATCTTGGAAGTAACAAAATTTCAGGTGGCTTGGTCCAGTCACTTCAAGAAATGGTTTCTTTGAAAGAATTGGTGATATCCAACAATCCAATTGGGGGTGGCCTCGTCAGAATTCAGTGGCATAATCTACACAAGCTGGAAATTTTGGACCTTTCAAGCACATTTTTGACAGGGCACATTCCTAAGTCCTTGGCAGAAATGAAAAGGCTAAGGTTTTTGGGGCTCAACAATAACAATCTCTCAGGAAGAATATCTCCAATGCTGGAATCTCTGCCTTGCATTGGTGCTCTTTACCTCTATGGAAACAATTTCACAGGAGAAGCTAAATTCTCAGAAGGGTTCTATCGGAAAATGGGGAGGCGATTTGGAGCTTGGAACAACCCGAATCTATGTTACCGAGCTGAATCAAGTTCACCACAGTATGTTCCTCATGGGGTAAAACCATGCCAGCAAGAAACAACTATTTCCTCTGATAATTTTCCAAATTCCAAATTATAG
- the LOC133743127 gene encoding DEAD-box ATP-dependent RNA helicase 51, protein MTDPISHTSPMDDAKKRKRKRNRAKKPSESEVAEQPEPQIEEEAENGEGEEQAKKKEKKRKKSKKLKGEEEAAEAEIPSETKEEEEEEEEKKEKKKVRSGGGTGIMSTVTFASLNLSEKTFSAIQELGFQHMTQIQSRAIPPLLIGRDVLGAARTGSGKTLAFLVPAVELLYNASFSPRNGTGVVVICPTRELAIQSHAVAKDLLKNHSQTLGLVIGGSARRGEAERLAKGVNLLVATPGRLLDHLQNTKGFVYKNLKCLIIDEADRILEANFEEEMKQIINILPKNRQTALFSATQTKKVEDLARLSFQTTPMYIDVDDGRTKVTNEGLQQGYCLVPSAKRFILLYSFLTKNLSKKVMVFFSSCNSVKFHSDLLRYINVDCFDIHGKQKQQKRTSTFFDYCKAEKGILLCTDVAARGLDIPAVDWIVQFDPPDEPKEYIHRVGRTARGEGGKGNALLFLIPEELQFLRYLREAKVPVKEYEFNEKKLKNVQSQLEKLVANNYHLNRAAKDAYRSYLLAYNSHSMKDIFNVHRLDLQAVASSFCFSNPPKVNLNLDSSASKFRKNMRKVDGVRHGINPNNPYGRQRGGDDDMRQFVRH, encoded by the exons ATGACCGACCCAATCTCCCACACATCTCCCATGGACGACGCGAAGAAGAGGAAGCGCAAGAGAAACAGAGCGAAGAAGCCATCGGAATCGGAAGTTGCAGAGCAACCGGAGCCTCAAATTGAAGAAGAAGCGGAAAACGGAGAAGGCGAGGAGCAAGctaagaagaaggagaagaagaggaagaagtcGAAGAAATTGAAGGGAGAGGAGGAAGCGGCAGAGGCTGAAATCCCTAGCGagaccaaagaagaagaagaagaggaagaggagaagaaagagaagaagaaggtgaGGAGTGGTGGAGGGACTGGGATTATGAGCACAGTGACATTTGCTTCATTGAATTTATCGGAGAAAACTTTCTCGGCCATTCAAGAATTGGGCTTTCAGCATATGACTCAG ATTCAATCCAGAGCAATCCCACCGCTGTTGATCGGAAGAGATGTTCTTGGAGCTGCAAGGACAGGGTCCGGGAAGACTCTTGCTTTTCTGGTGCCAGCTGTGGAGTTGTTATATAACGCAAGCTTTTCGCCTCGTAATGGAACTGGTGTTGTTGTCATTTGCCCAACTAGGGAACTTGCAATACAG TCCCATGCCGTGGCCAAGGACCTTCTCAAGAATCACTCGCAGACTCTTGGTTTGGTTATTGGTGGTTCGGCTAGAAGAGGAGAAGCAGAGCGTCTTGCAAAAGGAGTAAACCTATTGGTTGCAACTCCTGGTCGCCTTCTTGACCATCTGCAGAACACCAAGGGATTCGTATATAAGAACTTGAAG TGCCTCATCATTGATGAAGCTGACAGGATACTGGAAGCAAACTTTGAGGAAGAAATGAAACAAATCATTAACATTCTACCAAAG AATAGGCAAACAGCTTTATTTTCTGCAACCCAGACTAAGAAG GTTGAAGATCTTGCTCGCTTGTCCTTCCAGACAACGCCTATGTATATAGATGTGGATGATGGGAGAACTAAG GTCACGAATGAAGGGCTGCAACAAGGCTATTGTCTTGTGCCAAGTGCCAAGAGATTTATTCTCCTATATTCCTTCCTGACGAAgaatctatcaaagaaagtgatggtcttcttctcttcttgtaACTCAGTGAAATTCCACTCCGACCTTCTTAGATACATTAATGTGGATTGCTTTGATATCCATGGAAAGCAAAAGCAGCAGAAGAGGACAAGTACTTTTTTTGACTACTGCAAAGCAGAGAAAGGAATCTTACTTTGTACTGATGTTGCTGCTCGTGGCTTGGATATCCCCGCCGtg GACTGGATTGTGCAGTTTGATCCTCCAGATGAACCCAAG GAATATATCCACAGGGTTGGTCGAACAGCTCGTGGGGAAGGTGGAAAAGGAAATGCACTACTTTTCCTCATTCCTGAAGAGTTGCAGTTTCTTCGCTATTTGAGG GAGGCAAAAGTCCCTGTTAAAGAGTATGAATTTAATGAGAAGAAGCTAAAAAATGTGCAATCTCAGCTG GAGAAGTTGGTTGCCAACAACTACCATCTGAACCGTGCAGCAAAAGATGCATATAGGTCTTATCTATTAGCATATAATTCACACTCTATGAAGGACATCTTTAACGTTCACCGACTCGATCTCCAG GCAGTTGCTTCTTCATTTTGCTTTTCTAATCCACCGAAGGTAAATTTAAACTTAGACAGCAGTGCATCAAAGTTCCGGAAGAACATGCGTAAAGTGGATGGAGTTCGACATGGAATCAATCCTAACAATCCTTATGGAAGGCAAAGAGGTGGAGATGATGACATGAGACAATTTGTGAGACATTAG
- the LOC133742434 gene encoding early nodulin-like protein 6: METSKVFVLLFLLSTFHFLVATCIQFEVGGKSGWEVPKSKDDYNQWASTNRFKVNDTVHFSYKEDSVMVVTEDEYDKCHSARPIFFNNNGNTEYKLARPGLFYFISGVKGHCPRGQKMIIKVLEPASPPQPSIDSQKKNGAAAMAAAVSSATVMLCIVSFLAVFLF; this comes from the exons ATGGAAACCTCCAAGGTGTTTGtcttgctttttcttctttccaccTTCCATTTCCTTGTTGCGACTTGCATCCAGTTTGAAGTTGGAGGGAAGAGTGGATGGGAGGTCCCTAAATCAAAGGATGACTACAACCAATGGGCATCAACAAACCGGTTCAAAGTAAACGACACTGTTC ATTTCAGCTACAAGGAAGACTCGGTGATGGTGGTAACGGAGGACGAGTATGACAAGTGCCATTCGGCACGTCCGATCTTCTTCAACAACAATGGAAACACTGAGTACAAGTTGGCCCGGCCGGGGTTGTTCTACTTCATAAGTGGGGTGAAAGGGCACTGTCCGAGAGGCCAGAAGATGATCATCAAGGTGTTGGAACCGGCGAGCCCTCCTCAGCCTTCTATAGACTCGCAGAAAAAGAATGGTGCTGCTGCAATGGCTGCTGCTGTTTCTTCTGCAACTGTTATGCTTTGCATTGTGTCATTCCTTGCGGTTTTCCTGTTCTAA
- the LOC133742431 gene encoding single-stranded DNA-binding protein, mitochondrial, with protein MSASSSMASLSRRLLLSRSLYHSNPSTVLSTRFCTTTHVTSDSDESITSDLESDPTPSQPSAPNPVRGIYDQPLENGVDVGIYKAILVGQVGQSPLQKRLKSGAQVTMFSIGTGGIRNNRRPFETENPTEYANRCVVQWHRVCVYPERLGKIAVQNALPGSILYLEGNLETKIFTDPTTGLVRRVREIAIRRNGRLVFLGKGNDAEPTVTGLRGVGYF; from the exons ATGTCAGCCTCCTCCTCCATGGCTTCTCTCTCAAGGAGACTActcctctctcgctctctctacCACTCAAACCCCAGCACCGTGCTCTCCACGCGCTTCTGCACCACCACCCACGTCACCTCCGACTCAGACGAGTCCATCACCTCGGACCTAGAGTCCGACCCGACCCCATCACAGCCTTCCGCCCCCAACCCGGTCCGCGGTATCTACGATCAGCCGCTCGAGAACGGAGTCGACGTTGGCATTTATAAG GCGATACTGGTGGGGCAGGTGGGGCAGAGTCCGTTGCAGAAGAGACTGAAGAGTGGGGCGCAGGTGACCATGTTCTCAATTGGGACCGGCGGCATTCGAAACAACCGGAGGCCCTTTGAGACCGAGAACCCAACGGAGTATGCCAACCGCTGTGTGGTTCAGTGGCACAGGGTTTGTGTTTATCCGGAGAGGCTCGGCAAGATTGCGGTGCAGAATGCTTTGCCTGG TTCAATTTTATACTTGGAAGGTAATCTGGAGACCAAAATCTTCACTGACCCAACAACTGGGCTTGTTCGACGAGTTAGAGAGATTGCTATTCGCAGAAATG GTCGCCTTGTGTTTTTGGGTAAAGGAAATGATGCTGAGCCAACAGTAACGGGGCTCAGAGGTGTTGGCTACTTCTGA
- the LOC133743891 gene encoding LOW QUALITY PROTEIN: kinesin-like protein KIN-8A (The sequence of the model RefSeq protein was modified relative to this genomic sequence to represent the inferred CDS: inserted 1 base in 1 codon) — MPVSTRSQSERKPRSDQEQTHSNLLPLRNPHHGLKEKMKALTLLYEQQKQASAALRNSKPPDPSELRLATQKCRKEEHESGLRPGSRVVMRENNAMHNSAVTRTYVLPLPPAQAQRQAHDDAKENAAVAGTTTDRILSFTSLPRKARPSTTRVARRLSLGGGGQISQVAPEMENVRELETKVPNCGSRIMVFVRLRPMSKKEKEGGSRCCVRIVNRRDVYLTEFANENDYLRLKRLRGRHFTFDASFPDSTSQQEVYSTSTAELVEAVLQGRNGSVFCYGATGAGKTYTMLGTLESPGVMVLAIKDLFTKIRQRSCDGNHVVHLSYLEVYNETVRDLLSPGRPLVLREDKQGMVAAGLTQYRAYSTDEVMQLLQRGNQNRTTEPTRCNETSSRSHAILQVVVEYQVKDASMNVVNRVGKLSLIDLAGSERALATDQRTVRSIEGANINRSLLALSSCINALVEGKKHIPYRNSKLTQLLKDSLGGDCNTVMIANISPCNLSFGETQNTLHWADRAKEIRTKASEVNEEVVEVPESETDRAKLLLELQKENRELRVQLARHQQKLLVVQAQSLAANASPTPSSATSLLTPPSSAQANEKRKPRPSFLARNCFTPESKRRGADEGVRELQKTVKALEAEIERMKKDHTSQLKQKDNLIRDLSRKSDQTPAPAVGREGTKRVVTRASLRPKEPSTGELKSPSHRFRSPVPTAKKRSFWDITTANSPSVTTHNGRKTRSHVICEPPAVPSMLLQLVYPCFCFVIFFGPHIINXYQPGFARQKPERLK, encoded by the exons ATGCCTGTATCAACTCGGTCGCAAAGTGAACGGAAACCCAGGTCGGATCAAGAACAGACCCACTCAAATCTTCTTCCTCTGCGAAACCCACACCATGGATTGAAGGAAAAGATGAAAGCTTTGACTCTACTCTACGAGCAGCAGAAGCAAGCCTCCGCAGCTCTGCGAAACTCGAAGCCCCCGGACCCGTCGGAGCTCCGACTCGCGACCCAGAAGTGTAGAAAAGAAGAGCACGAGTCGGGGCTCCGACCCGGAAGCCGGGTCGTGATGAGAGAGAACAACGCGATGCACAACTCCGCCGTTACAAGAACCTACGTTCTGCCTCTGCCTCCGGCCCAGGCCCAACGACAGGCCCACGACGACGCGAAGGAGAATGCGGCGGTCGCCGGAACCACCACCGACCGGATTCTCAGCTTCACTTCGCTTCCAAGAAAGGCCAGGCCCTCGACGACCAGGGTGGCGCGGCGGCTCTCCCTCGGAGGAGGAGGTCAGATTTCTCAGGTGGCGCCGGAGATGGAGAATGTGCGAGAATTGGAGACGAAAGTCCCAAATTGTGGGAGCCGGATTATGGTGTTTGTGAGGCTTCGGCCGATGagcaagaaggagaaggaggggGGTTCTCGGTGCTGTGTGAGGATCGTGAACCGGCGTGACGTGTACTTGACGGAGTTTGCGAACGAGAACGATTATCTGAGGCTGAAGAGGCTGAGGGGTCGCCATTTCACGTTTGATGCTTCGTTTCCAGATTCTACTTCTCAGCAGGAAGTTTATTCCACCAG TACAGCTGAGCTTGTGGAAGCAGTTCTGCAGGGGAGGAATGGATCAGTTTTCTGCTATGGTGCCACGGGAGCTGGGAAAACGTACACAATGCTGGGCACTCTGGAGAGTCCGGGAGTGATGGTTTTGGCGATCAAGGACCTCTTTACAAAGATAAGGCAGAGGAGCTGTGATGGAAATCATGTGGTTCATCTGTCCTATCTTGAAGTCTATAATGAAACTGTCAGGGATTTGCTCTCCCCCGGACGGCCTCTGGTTCTTAGAGAAGATAAACAG GGAATGGTGGCAGCCGGTCTTACACAATACAGAGCTTATTCCACCGATGAA GTTATGCAATTGCTTCAGCGGGGAAACCAAAACCGAACTACTGAACCAACTCGCTGTAATGAAACTTCTTCTCGCTCCCATGCTATTTTACAG GTTGTGGTTGAATACCAGGTAAAAGATGCTTCTATGAATGTGGTCAACAGAGTAGGCAAGCTTTCACTTATTGATCTTGCCGGGTCCGAGAGAGCCCTTGCCACGGATCAGAGAACAGTAAGATCTATTGAGGGTGCCAATATAAATCGGTCACTCCTAGCACTGAGCagctgcatcaatgctctcgtGGAGGGAAAGAAGCACATACCTTATCGAAATTCAAAGTTGACCCAACTTCTCAAGGATTCTCTAGGAGGAGATTGTAACACTGTAATGATTGCCAACATCAGCCCATGTAACCTCTCATTTGGTGAAACCCAAAACACCCTTCACTGGGCTGATCGAGCAAAGGAAATTAGGACCAAG GCCTCTGAGGTGAACGAGGAAGTAGTGGAAGTACCTGAATCTGAAACTGATCGTGCCAAACTATTACTTGAACTACAGAAAGAGAACCGTGAACTTCGAGTACAACTGGCACGTCATCAACAGAAACTATTAGTTGTCCAAGCACAATCCTTGGCTGCCAATGCATCTCCAACCCCTTCTTCAGCTACCTCTCTCTTGACTCCTCCGTCGTCTGCCCAAGCAAATGAGAAGAGAAAACCCAGACCATCTTTCTTGGCTAGGAATTGTTTCACACCTGAATCCAAAAGAAGAGGGGCTGATGAAGGAGTTAGAGAGCTTCAAAAGACAGTAAAAGCATTAGAAGCAGAAATAGAAAGGATGAAGAAGGATCATACTTCACAGCTAAAGCAGAAGGATAATCTTATTCGTGATCTTTCACGGAAAAGTGACCAAACACCAGCACCAGCAGTGGGGAGGGAGGGGACAAAGAGGGTAGTCACAAGGGCTAGCTTGAGACCAAAGGAGCCAAGCACAGGTGAGTTGAAGAGTCCAAGCCATCGTTTCAGGTCACCAGTCCCAACAGCGAAAAAACGAAGCTTTTGGGACATAACAACCGCAAATAGCCCATCAGTTACTACACACAATGGAAGGAAAACTAGAAGTCATGTTATTTGTGAACCACCTGCTGTTCCCTCCATGCTTCTCCAG CTTGTCTATCCATGTTTCTGCTTTGTGATATTTTTTGGACCGCACATCATCA TATACCAGCCAGGTTTTGCACGACAAAAGCCCGAGCGTCTGAAGTAA
- the LOC133743763 gene encoding protein MIZU-KUSSEI 1, with protein sequence MAKSLQDSSSKRHFLWTNKVGNEDDHDHDNHEDGVGVGVGLPTLKYSLSKAVSDEEEKRKEGQATQKVQLQRRKLQAAAISRLRSVLTAFGKNRSGLPLGLGPRVIGTLFGSKKGHVHFALQRDPNSHPAFLIELATPISGLVKEMASGLVRIALECDKEEKKTEDSKSKSKSSAVRLLEEPVWRTYCNGKKSGFASRRECGPKEWKVLKAVEPISMGAGVLPPGNEGEAGCDGELMYMRAKFERVVGSRDSEAFYMMNPDSNGAPELSIYLLRV encoded by the coding sequence ATGGCAAAGAGCTTGCAGGACTCCTCTTCCAAAAGACACTTCCTCTGGACCAACAAAGTTGGCAATGAagatgatcatgatcatgataACCATGAAGATGGAGTAGGAGTAGGAGTAGGTCTTCCAACCTTGAAATATTCTCTGTCAAAAGCAGTTTCTGATgaggaagagaagagaaaggAGGGTCAAGCGACTCAAAAGGTTCAGCTACAGAGAAGGAAGCTCCAGGCAGCAGCAATTTCGAGGCTCCGGTCGGTGCTGACCGCGTTTGGGAAGAACAGGTCAGGGCTCCCACTGGGTCTGGGGCCGAGAGTTATAGGGACCCTTTTTGGGTCTAAGAAAGGGCATGTGCATTTTGCTCTCCAGAGAGACCCAAATTCACACCCGGCTTTCCTGATTGAGCTTGCTACTCCAATTAGTGGGCTTGTGAAGGAAATGGCTTCTGGGCTTGTGAGGATTGCTTTGGAGTGTgacaaggaggagaagaaaacagAGGATTCGAAATCGAAGTCGAAAAGTTCAGCTGTGAGGTTGCTGGAGGAGCCTGTGTGGAGGACTTACTGCAATGGCAAGAAGTCTGGGTTTGCTAGCAGGAGGGAATGTGGGCCCAAAGAGTGGAAGGTGTTGAAGGCTGTTGAGCCCATTTCAATGGGTGCCGGGGTCTTGCCTCCTGGGAATGAAGGTGAAGCTGGGTGTGATGGTGAGCTCATGTATATGAGGGCCAAGTTTGAGAGGGTTGTTGGGTCCAGAGACTCTGAGGCTTTCTACATGATGAACCCAGATAGCAATGGAGCTCCTGAACTCAGTATCTACTTGCTTCGAGTTTAA
- the LOC133742429 gene encoding uncharacterized protein LOC133742429 — protein sequence MAKDSEKRFNSVMDKLFYAPKPSPTSTSSVEASRGKKRAHPSSALALVEPKWRGVRQQGFRHCSAPASPSQPPVCRPWDRGDLMRRVATFKSMTWFAKPKVVSALNCARRGWVNIDVDTIACESCGARVLFSTPSSWNQQQVEKAALVFSLKLDNGHKMLCPWIDNACDEMLAEFPPTPPPVLVDKFRERCSAILQLPVLPVISSSAIEYMKSPQLDQFLGQSSIFFGNGSTEISRIEHSDDEGSAESAKLYYQAQKLISLCGWEPRSLPYIVDSEKRLNQSTLKANVLSSSHLTASGQYPIISVQYASNHDLIEANETFSSSSALQSESNSVVLDCKLCGASVGLWAFTTVPRPVELFQLVGYAEENSETHLGTHDSSTESHLGNRTDVVSAGSDGATASKDRFSNLNLTIAGGPTPTKQNFKAKISLPVIGQNLRAQFSYNSEFRKCLSVSQEDMQSGSQKENLLQGGECYLENVGLENSEVSDPGHSTAPDANNTYKGGEDNNNLLVMASSNGNLLDSGTVVEHRQTQESPCAPSSLEASAVAHCTSNHEVSQEKLQIPVNNELVACNTGKDLRHPSPGGTMEFDSIKQHRHFCPWIASTGNGAPGWKQTLSALQRQDGCSPSSASIIKVDDPITSIRNLFMSPSPKRMKPTVLTTRSPQQ from the exons atGGCGAAAGATTCCGAGAAGAGGTTCAATTCCGTCATGGACAAGCTCTTCTACGCTCCCAAACCTTCGCCGACCTCCACTTCCAG TGTAGAAGCATCGAGAGGTAAAAAGCGAGCGCATCCGTCTTCTGCATTGGCGCTGGTGGAGCCGAAATGGAGAGGTGTTAGACAGCAGGGGTTTCGGCATTGCTCAGCTCCGGCTTCACCGTCTCAGCCTCCGGTGTGTAGGCCGTGGGACCGGGGGGATCTTATGAGGAGAGTAGCTACATTCAAGTCCATGACTTGGTTTGCGAAGCCCAAG GTGGTAAGTGCTTTAAATTGTGCCAGGAGAGGTTGGGTCAACATAGATGTGGATACAATAGCCTGTGAATCATGTGGGGCACGCGTCCTGTTTTCTACTCCATCATCTTGGAATCAGCAGCAAG TTGAGAAGGCAGCTTTGGTATTTAGTTTAAAGCTGGACAATGGACATAAAATGCTTTGTCCATGGATTGACAACGCCTGTGATGAAATGCTGGCAGAGTTCCCGCCTACACCACCTCCAGTTTTAGTGGATAAATTTAGAGAGCGCTGCTCTGCGATTTTACAACTTCCAGTTCTTCCTGTGATATCTTCTTCAGCCATTGAGTACATGAAAAGCCCtcagcttgatcaatttcttgGACAGTCTTCGATATTTTTTGGCAATGGGTCTACTGAAATTTCTAGAATAGAACACTCTGATGATGAAGGCAGTGCAGAGTCTGCTAAGTTGTATTATCAG GCACAGAAGCTTATAAGCTTATGCGGTTGGGAACCTCGCTCACTACCTTATATTGTCGACTCTGAGAAGAGGTTGAATCAGTCTACACTTAAGGCAAATGTTTTGAGTTCATCTCATTTAACTGCTAGCGGCCAATATCCTATCATCAGTGTGCAATATGCCAGTAATCATGACCTAATTGAGGCAAATGAAACTTTCAGCAGTTCTAGTGCTCTACAGTCTGAATCCAATTCTGTGGTTTTAGATTGCAAGCTTTGTGGAGCTAGTGTAGGATTATGGGCTTTCACTACCGTTCCACGGCCTGTTGAATTATTCcaattagttggatatgcagaagAAAATTCTGAAACTCATCTTGGAACCCATGATTCAAGCACTGAAAGTCATCTTGGCAATAGGACAGATGTGGTAAGTGCTGGCTCAGATGGTGCAACAGCGTCGAAGGATAGATtttcaaatttaaatttgacaaTTGCAGGGGGTCCCACACCAACAAAACAGAACTTCAAAGCAAAGATTTCCTTACCTGTTATTGGCCAGAATTTAAGAGCTCAGTTTTCATATAATTCTGAATTCAGAAAATGTTTATCTGTTAGCCAAGAAGACATGCAATCTGGATCCCAAAAAGAGAATTTGCTTCAGGGGGGAGAATGTTACCTAGAAAATGTTGGATTGGAGAATTCAGAAGTTAGTGACCCTGGTCATTCTACAGCCCCTGATGCCAATAACACATATAAAGGCGGTGAAGACAACAATAACTTGCTGGTGATGGCTTCTAGCAATGGAAATTTGTTAGATTCAGGAACAGTTGTGGAACATAGGCAGACTCAAGAGTCTCCATGTGCTCCATCTAGCTTGGAAGCCAGTGCAGTTGCCCATTGCACCTCAAACCATGAAGTTAGTCAAGAGAAACTGCAAATTCCTGTAAACAATGAACTTGTGGCCTGCAATACTG GGAAAGATCTAAGGCATCCATCCCCAGGTGGCACGATGGAGTTTGATTCTATTAAGCAGCATAGACATTTCTGCCCCTGGATTGCATCAACAGGTAATGGAGCACCTGGATGGAAACAAACACTCTCAGCTTTACAACGTCAAGATGGGTGTTCTCCTTCATCTGCATCCATAATCAAG GTTGATGACCCCATTACTTCAATCAGAAATCTTTTCATGTCTCCATCTCCGAAAAGAATGAAGCCCACAGTTTTAACAACTCGGAGTCCTCAACAATAG